A segment of the Trifolium pratense cultivar HEN17-A07 linkage group LG7, ARS_RC_1.1, whole genome shotgun sequence genome:
gtggatttccttcctggattggtatcccccagagtaggcagttggctgaactgggttaacaattacttgtgtcatttatttattttctgtcagttttttatatgttatataagatgtgccaacaatagataACAACATTatacacaaagtagttgttgggacatcttaggcaacatcattctagtgataccagaatttcaatatGAACTGAAATCTATGTTTGTATGTACAGGCAACCGGCGTATGCCAAATTGTATGTTACAACAGACTCCTCTACGAGTAGTCACCTATACCGATGCACATGAAGGTGAAAACATTGTTGGAAACAATCAGATGGCGTATGAATATCTTGGACTATATAGAGTAGAGGGTCGCGGTGAAGTAGACACTGCACAAGGCTTCAGAGTCCATGAGTTCTATCTCAGACCATATAATGAAGGTAAGAGCTGCAACTTAAAAATACGCATTTGAATATTATGTTTATtgcattaattaaaataatcttttgtcGGTCTCTATACATGAGTCTAGTTCTGTCAATGGATCGGATCAGCCTAAATACATATTCGAATTCATTTAATTTATCAAATTTGGATTGGCTCGGATCACATCTCAGATATTTTAGAGGTCGATCCATATCCAATCGTTTAATTTAATGGATAAACGGATCAGATTTTCGGATATTCATTAATCGATTTTATGTAACTTTTTCAGATATTCATTGATCCATTTTATGTAACTTTTGTACTGCTGttgtgttttaattatatgTTATCTGTTCTATAAAAGTATTTTATATAAtgttattctcatttttatatgaATACCGTTGTGAGTGACAAATGCATTACGAATGTCCAGGGTTTGGAATCTAGTCAATgtgttgaaggagaagaaaattGGTGTAGGTGCACATTGAGTGTCCAGGATGCAAGATATGATCTATGAATCATCAAACTTGTAGTATTTGATGTTTTAGTTTGTCTAAATAATTAAAACTCCACCAATGTATCATTTgtccaaattgaaacctaaaataaacgtaagggatcaatATATCTAATTAACAACATTAAGGGAAGTTTCGGTTATGTGGAACCTAAAATAAGGAGAAGAAAATTGGTGTAGGTGCACATTGAGTGTCCAGGATGCAAGATATGATCTATGAATCATCAAACTTGTAGTATTTGATGTTTTAGTTTGCTAAATAATTAAAACTCCACCAATGTATCATTTgtccaaattgaaacctaaaataaacgtaagggaccaatataTCTAATTAACAACATTAAGGGAAGTTTCGGTTATGTGGAACCTGTTAGTTTGCTTGTTATATTGCGAGTGCCACTGCAATTGCTTTGTTGCAATAGAATGTTATCATTTTCAAGTAGGCAACAGCTCAATGAATGTGAAATCTCAGGTCCATTAGAATTTAAACATTAATTTAGTATAGAATTTAAACATTAATTTGTTAATATCTTGTGTTAACTTCTCTTAAAAAGTATTGTTAATACAAACACAATGGGATGTTTCTGGTTCGAATATAAATTTGGGCATTCAACGACATTAAAACTCTTGTGAAGAGTTTATCGTTCATTTAGGTCTCACAAAACTCAAGAAACTAGTCTTTACGATCATACACAAAGGTACCccaattacaaataaaacaaagaaaagaaaaatgcaaTCTGACCCCAACACCATACTCTACTTTGATGGGAAAAGAAATCTTTATGCTCCCCTTAAACAGGTAGAAAAGATTATAAATGTTTTCAGTCTTTGCCTGTATCTCTGTCTCTAAAAACAGatgctattttttgtaaaattgcaTTAATATTAGTTATGTCTTTTTGAAGATTAATGTTGTAAGCTTATCTAGGGATAATCTtgcaacaaatttaaaaaaattatcgcaAAATATTATTCTTAAGAGACTTCAATATTGTGCCACATTTCAAATAATTAAGTCAAGAGAAAAAGGAAACAGCTTAGTAAACCAAATCTTatttatactcttttttttttttttgattgaaTCTTATTTATACTCTTCTGTCACACATAATTTTACATTTCTTTTGACAGGCACGGGCGAGGACTTATACATTATAATTTGTACATTGAATTAACTTCATTGATCTGTAATTAAGTAACCTATTTTGACGTAGACCAAATGacatttgaaatatataatcTTTAATATGCAATAAGTTTTTAAATAAGATGGCTACttgacaaattttttatttttttaaataagatagCAGTATAGAAAATCAGATAACAATTTGATTACTTTTGTTTTGACAAAGGTAAGCTCATagcatataataatttgttaaatACATATTGAAAATTTGGATCTAACTAGATGAGCTACCCTTGATTAATTATGTACATTTTACCATCAATATAATTAGAGCAAACCAAATGTCCGTTACGTCTCATCTTGATTTGGCTATACTTGTATGTAGCCAGCCATGTTAGCTTCACATGAGAGAGCCCTTTTTTTAAGGCTAAAAACTCATCAGTCAGCTCGGCCCTTTTCCTATTCAGCTTTGCCGCCTATTAAGAGAATAGTCAAGACAGTCCAACAATATAACCCTCCAAAGTAAACAAAGCTATACCATAGTCGGGTGTTAGGACAAATGCATGCAAAACACTTTTCAGGTCAGTCATCATCATCTGATAAACATACTAAATCTGCAGACGCAGCTTGATGCGATGAGTTAATCACCATGCTACTGCTATTGGGCCCAAATCTGGATAGGTTAGCGGGAGCCGTATCTGACAAACGCGAAATAACATTTGGGGAGGTTATATTAGATTGATTGCTAACATTCCCATGTGAACCCGTGAGAGGTAAGTTAGGAGTGGCTAATCTGCCTGCACTGTCAGGCCGGTATCCCGTTTGTGGATTAGACTGATGGGTTGTTGGTCTTTGCAAGGGTGGGACACGAGCATGTGAGGGAGAAATTGCTCGAAGGTTACTAGGAGCTGTCTGACTTAGATTTCGGAGTAGAAGAGGATGGAAACTGGAGGGTGGAACAGAATTTGGGGGTCTAGAAGATTGGAGATGTGGTGCAGGGGCACGTATCTCGCCACCAGTTTGAACATCTCGGGCGATTGAAGACCTAGTAGTGTTAATGAGAGGTGGTCTTGCAGAGACACCGGAGGAAGTTCCAGACTTATTGTAACCAGGCGGTACCATATGCTGTGACTTAGGAGCAATGGGGGGACTCAGCAGACTGGTTGCAGGAGGCTGACTGGGAGCAATGGAGGGACTCAGCAGACTGGTCGCAGGAGGCTGACCGGAAGAACCAGAAACCACTAATGACCGAGTAGCAGTTTGTTGACTCGAACGTTGATGCAACTGCCGCGGAAGTGAATCTGAAATCAAGATAGAGATTAGAAAAAATACTCGAAACAGAAAACTCAGTGCTGCAAGCCTTCCACATTTAGTGATTTGTATGCCTGCTGCTGAATAGATTACATAAACAAGACATGAATGCAAACACACTATGCGCAagagtattttgtttttttgggataagagtacatattttatttatttttggacaaaGGATAAGAGTACATATTTAAGTGTGTACCTTTGCCATCCTATCCCAATGTTAGACTAATTCGACCAACCAAGAACAATAATACCATAAAACtactgaaacaatttttttaaaaactgcaTATATAATTTTGCTTAAAATTGGCCttcttagaaaaaaataaataataagagAACCAAATTATTATCCTTGGCAAGGACTCTCACAGCCTTAGTAGTATCTGCCAACTCAGGTTTATTGCTTCGGTAGAAACTTGATcagtcaacaaaaaaacaacagaTGGCAAggaaagataaataaattaataaaccaCCAACACGAGACATAGTTGGAAAGGAATTGAAGTGAAGTTTGGTTTCGGTAACCAATCAAAATCAGAGCTTTAAAAGCAATGTTAACACTTAGATGTCTATGAAAAACAAACATACCATGTTGCATTCCTGAAGCACCGGGTGCTTTAAGATCCAAGCATTTAGACCTAAAAGCATCAGCCAATAACTTATTCACACAAACTGTGTTAAGATTTGTATCCAAAGTCTTCTTTGTTCGCTGAAATTCAACTTCCATCTCTTGAAATTTAACATCATACTTTTTTCGAAGCTCCGCTAATTCCTTTTCAAAATCAGATTTCAACCGCAATTTCTGCTCCAACAAGAATAATACTTTAGTAATCAGAAAAGATAGGAACCTAGAATAAGTATTCATCAGATTAAGGTCATATGAGTAAACCAGAAACTAACCGAATCTTCATGGCTTTTCGAAGTTTGTTCTAttgctttttgtattttttcaaattcaattttcagTGGATCATAGGACAAATGTGGAAGCCTTGTGGAAGACGAAGGGGCTGTAGATTGGATAGGGTGATTATTCATCTCCAAAGGAGTTGACAAATTTCTTGGGTTGGCAGACTGTGTTCTAACTCTACTGGCTGTAACTGAATCAAGATCTGAATTTGAGACAGGGTGCACGGCAGCTTGATTTGAATGTAAAAAAAGTGCTGAATTTGAGTGTGGCTGCGCAACATTTTTATTTGGAACCGCAGAAGATGGTTCAGGATGATGAGTGGGGATATCTGGTACATTGCTCGGCTGATGTTCATCTTCAGTTGCTAAATGAAAATTAGACAAACCCAGCATACCCAAGTTGGAAGAGAGCTCTGCAGCAGCTAATTGATGCACCTGCTTTGGAGGCACCGTGATTTGATTGGCTGGTACAACATCAGCTGAACGAGATGCCAGTTGAACTTGTTCATAAGAATTTTGCATTTCCCCAGCTGAATCCTTGTCAGCAGCAGACTCCACAGACGGCAATTGTTGCCCTTGTTCTAGAGGCTCCATGACATTAACTGGTCTAGAAGATACTGGAGCACTGGTCACAGTTCCGAGTACTCCTCCCTCCAGGTCATTTGTGGTACTATTATCCACCAGCACAGCATTTGTTGAAGGCTCTATATCCTTATGACAATCTGCCACTGCATGACTATTTTCTGGCACAGTGACAGGAATATCTCCATCAGGAATACTCAAGAGTCCATCAGGTATTTGTTGCTCCAAAGGTGGATTTGAAAGGGAAATTGTATCTCGACAACTGGTTGAACAAGCAGCTTGACAAGGCCTTGGTGATGAAACACCATCTATAACTGGCACATCTATTGAACCTCTGTCGGATATTTGAGCCACATATGAAGGGGGACTCTGCAGCAGACAATCAGTGAAATTGACGGCCTCAGACATTTCAACATGTACCTGTCTTTTTGATACACTTACAGAGTCCCCTCCATTAGTAGTTTCTTGCACTTCACCTGGAATTTGCCCTTCAGGTACGCTTGATGAGACTCCATCAGAACACTGGTGCACTGGATGTGTGGCATTCTCACAATCTGGCAAGCATGCGGTACCTAAACTAGGAATCTCACAACCATCTCGAGACCGATGGCCAAAATTTGCACACCTATTATCTTCATCTGTCATGCTTGTAGCACAATCAGAATTCTGTTCTCTGCAATCTGGCAAGCACGCGGTATCTAAACTAGGCTTCTCACAACCATCTCTAGACTCATGGCCAAAATTTTCAGACCTAATAGCTTCATCTGTCATGCTTGTAGCACCATAAGAATTCTGCTCTCTGGAATGGGAAAGTTTAGAGAGAATATTTTCCTGACTGACATGTTGATTTTCAGTTGTATTATGGTCCTCATTTCCAGAGACTGCCCGATCATTTGAAACCATAATGTCCATTTCATTAGCCCTGTCATGCTTGACCAGAGAATTTTGTTGTTCAACTGTTTTATCAACTGAAGGGGAATTTTTTTGAGGAACCACAGCCCCAGTCTCTTTCATGGATTCAGCCACATTATCACACATCTGCGAGTAATCAAACCCAGTCCCAAGTTCCTTTAAAGCAACTATGTTTCGCAATTCGTTTTTTGCCCAAGATTTCAAATCTTCCACCCAAGTGGTCTCACAGTCTTGAACCTTTAATATATGAGCTGAATGTTTGTCCTCGAGATCTTTGAGACTTGTTTCATACTGAAATTCCAGATCTTCAATCCTTTTTTGATGTTCaatgttcaaaattttgagcATTTCTATTCTCGTCACCTCATTAGGAGAGCAGGATCGCGTGAATGCTAACTCTATTGTGTATTTTCTCTCCAATTCAGCCTTTTGAGCCTCATTAGACGCTCTCAACCTTTGTTTCTCTTCCTGGTGCATAAGGCGTATCTTATTCAGcgttttttcacactttttctgaatttttttaatgctTTTGGACAAATCTTTTTTGAACAATTCAACCTCTTGTGCCACTCCAGTACATGAAACTCTTGGTGATTTAGAAGCTTTTGGAGAAGAAGTATTATTACAATTTTCTGTACgatgtaaaaatattttctttagaCACCGCAGCATAGAAAAAATGAGGTCCACCTCTCCTTTCTTAcagtcaaaattcaaattttgttccGCAAGAATAAGAGAAGCCTTGTGGTCAAGTTTGTGATTTAGCAAAGAAGCAGCAGTCCAAATCTGAAATTTGCATAATACAAGGAGGGGATTATCAGTCATACTTATACATTATACTTATACATTACATACAAATAAATGCAACCACGGAATATATGCATTTACAAGAGGTAGAAAACAAAGTCCTATAACAACCTATTTTACATATTATTAACTACAATATACTAGAAAAAAAAgcaaagaggaaaaaaaagtgATGTGACAGTAACATTCTCTCCGTTTCAAATGGAATAAAAAAGAACTGAGAAAAAAAGAGTGAAATTTATACAtattaagaacaaatattaAACAGAAGGAGGAAAATCATGTTGAGCTTTATATCTATCCTATGCTTTATATCTATCCTATGCTTAAGTTTTGTCCAttactatttttctttcttccataTTATCTTCCACAAATATGATGACAAAATGACTACAAGCCAAGTTTATTTGATTATACTTGTGCCCTGCACTGATGACAATGAGGCTTGAGTCTAGCCATGTTATGAACGAGCTCACTAAACAACGCAGAGCAAGATCAGCccaaacaaaaatttcaaagcaTACATGCAGTTGACTAACCAGATCAAGTGCAAACAAAAAATTGCTTTGATGGTTGGCTTGCAACAGAAAAATGTCAAATGTgtgaaaaatcaacaaatttattattggatttccccaaaaataaataagatacaCACACAATACACAAAATTAGGGAAGCTAGATAGGATAAAACGAAATCAAATTCCAGAAAATACTACTGCTTGAAAGGAAAAAGAAGCCCAAATTTTAACAAGAGTCACATATCAGAGTATGGAAAGAATCAagaataaataaacaaacaaaacaccaattttatttattttatttaagaaaacatAAGCTATAACAGAAACAAGGATGTGATAGAGAAGGGGTGATTGAAGAAAAGGATTTTATAGATAAAAATGCAAGAAATATTCTGACCAGAGATATTTGAAAAGCCTGTAATATTGACACGGGTTCCCTATCGACATGGTGATGGTTCATAACATACTCAAGAAAATTGTCAACCATATTCTTGACATTATCCTGCATTAGAAAATATGTCACCATAACATCAAATTCAAACTAATAATAGAGCTCAGATTTCGTTAGCACAAACAATCTGGTAATAAAAATGCAATCTTGTAAGGGGCCAATGCAGGAAAACAAACAGAGAGTAAAACTTAACAAAGAGAAAAACATGCTGCATACTGGAAGAAGAAGAACGTCACAGAGCTTTGTGATCTGTGGCTTCAGCAAAAGATGTAAGCTCCTCTGCTCATCATGTATTCTGCCGTTTTTCTCGGATCCAACACCATTATCCTGAGGTTTATCTGGTATTTGATCAAGCAAACAAAGTGAGTAAGGTTGATCAAGCAATAAAAGTGAGAAATGACAGTAATTAACATTGAATGGCTACACCAACACAAATACTTGAACTAGGAAAGAATTGAGTGACTTTACCCACTAGATCTCCAAAGATTCCTGCAAAAGTATATTACTGGCCTCAGAGGATATATCATAAAAACACCAAAGATAATTCTTACTATTAGTTAGTTAACCTCATTAATGACCTGTTTGttactaatcaatttaaaagcAATTATGATAGAAATAATTTAGAGATGTTTAGAAGAAGCAGAAACTTTTAAGTTTGtcttattttttaaagtaatttttaaCTTGTTTGCATACAATAACATAGGACTAGAAGTGCTTATTTTCgacaaaataacatttttaagaaaaatcacattttttaaaacctggtaaaaaaaagtatattggAAAAACAATAGGTTTTAATGATAATTCTCAGGTACTTTCATATTTAGTTTAAACATATGCCTCTTTCAAAAAAGgtgattttttttcacaaagTTTGCATAACAACCAGCCACTAACCTGCCTTGACTCCAGTGGGTAACTTTTCACCTTCAGATTTCGATGTAGGCTGATCAACAGTATTGTTGCTCACTTTCATGCGCTTCTTTGTTATGCCTTCATTCACAGGGTTGGTCCCACCTTCCAAATTATTGAAACAATGAACTCTCTTCCGGCTCCGCTGAGATGGACTACTTGAGTACTTCCATCGAAAATGTTTTCCCTCCAATAGTTTAGTCCAAAAAGTTTGTGGTGACTCTTCATCCAGCGACCCAAGTTTCAGTTCACCAAGCAAAGGAAAATTGGAACAGTAGGATCCTCCGTTTTGCTGGACTTTCAATAAAATTGAGTGACTGCTCGTGTCCGAATCTTCACCAGCATCAGATAGACAGGATGTGAACTCTGAAACTGTTTTTTCTAGCAGTGGTATAGGACTTGACGTAGAAGTTGAACCGTCAAGGGAAACCCCCAACTCGTCAAAAAGACGAGAAGCACCCCACATCAAGAGAGTATGATTGAGACCCCGGCTTGAATATAGACAGTTTATGTCTAGGGCCTTATCTTGCGTAGCAAGAATTAAAGCTTTCTCTTCAGCAGTGAAAGCTGTATATAAACGGAACATTTTGATAAATTGAAACTGTGAATCAAGTGTTATCTTCTGAAGGGATCTTAGATCATTCATTGGGTTCCAATCACTATCAAATATAATAACAGTGTCAATTGATGACAATTTTATGCTAGGAAGGCAGGCACTAGTTTCCATCAGAAAGACAAATCGCTTATTATTCTTGTCATTAAATTTCTTCATGGCAGCTTGCTTCTTAGAAGATGAAAGACTTTTATCAATTCTTTCAAATGAATCTACATCAAATCTTTGTCGCAGGAAGTCATCTAAAATATCTCCAATTGAATCCTTTCCAATAGACTGCAAATTCAATAACAAATTCTTATAACTCAATTACCTAGTTTCCCTCAAGCGGATGAACACACAATATAAAAGAAAGCGGCGTATGACATTCACTATGCAGTCACCAACAGACATACACAAGTACAGTCAGAAAATTAGAAAAAGTGGTCATGACGATGCCAAAAAAACAACCACCATGCCTCCGTGcatttgatttgctaaaaaaagaATGACTAGACAATACAAGAatccttgtttaatttttgaaaattgctGTGGGACAAAGCAAAACAAATCAAAGATGACAGTAGATGGGAAAAAAGTGCAAAAATGTGTTTCTCAAGAAAATCAAAGGATAACTTTTAGTCCCATGcacaatttaaagaaaaaacaaaaattccaCTTCTTGATAGATAACACTCATCCTCAAGTCCCCTTCTCTCCATCAATGGTTTTAACCTTTCTCCATCCCTCTCTTCCCCTCCTCTACTCGAAACTGTTTGTGTTGTACAATTACTACCAAACAATGAAGAGAATCAAAAGTTATGTCGTGAAGTGAACTAGTATATGTTGTTAATCTCGGATAGCGGCGTGTAGCGCCGACCCTCAAAAATGCTATTGCGGTATAGCGGGTAGTGCTATAGCGGTATAGCGGTCATgtacaaattaaacataaattccaacaacatacataaaatagaaaaatacccaaaattaaaaggactttcttacttaataattatactaaatattgtcatttaccATCAAAATAGGTTCTAAATAAAGACTAATAACATTCCATGATTTTACTTCTCCCGATATCCTCAACCGATGCTTCTTTGCTCTTGTTATTCCTCCACTGGaagggtgaaaacaaaaatcacaaataATTGTTTTCTTGCTGCTGTCTTTATAAGAATTCCACTTCCAACCTATATCAAGGTTGTCACTAGTAGGCTTAATGAAGCCTCTGTTATCAGCAGTTCTAGAAGATGGTGCCATTGCGCTACCAAACCGCTCACTTAtgatttatttccaaaataaggattttcatcaatttttttccctccaaaACGCTAAAGCGGCCAAATAGCGCTACCAAACCGCTACGCCACCGCTACCAAAACGCTATTTTCCTGCAAATCGCGGCCGCTATTTCCGCTTCTCTAAATAGAGGAAAGCAGCCTTATAGCATAGCAGAGAGGTGGTAAAACGCTACGCTATAGCGCTATAGCAACATCCTAGGAACTAGTTACTCTTAAAGAGTCTTATTCATTAATGATAAAAACATGTTTCTAAGCTGTCGAAACTCTAAAACAATGCTCTATTCACTAATACCGTAATACGATCCTAACCAATCTTAAAAGAAAACTTGAACAGTGACAGTGAGATTTCTCTTACTCTAACAAGTAAAATTTTACCTCTCTCAATCACACACATAtatcaacaacacaacaacaacaaacaaacaaacaaacaaaaaaagccTTATCCCACTAGGTGGAGTCAACTACATGGATatggatcaaatgacaccataATGCACTTATCTTAGATCATATCTTTAACCAAATCATTGACATCTAATCATGGTAGTCGGAATCACGAGTCAACTCATAAGAGCATACGAGACCACAATGTTGCTGCCACTGAGTGTGCCTGTGCAAGGCTAAGATCGCAAGTGGTGTGGGCGCGGCAGAATCAGCGCACAAAGCCACGGGATCATATGCATCAGTGTATTTTTGTCGAGTTGCAAAGAAGACACCTACTGGGTGTGTGGGTCAAGTATGTGACCCGGTTATGGAGTAACACAATAGTGTTTTTCACAAAGCATGGAAAGAAACTCATAGGCGATATATGGGAAGATAGTTTGCAAAATGCATACCTGGAAAAGCACGAGTGCCCGTAAGTTATTTTTTCTCAACTCTGTGAGCATTGAATCAAGTAGTTGCAGCTTGCCACTTGCTTTTATTCCAACATTTAGATACTCAACTAATTTTTCTTTGTCACTCGGATAATCAACTTCTTCAAGGTCCTTGAATAGTAAAGTTTGCACGGACGGATCATTAACATAGGGATGATTACAACACTGTCGAGAGATACCACAACCaaaaaatgaaaccatttagaAAGTTCATAGCCACTTGGCAGCTGTGGAGTTAATTGAATAAGTAAAGAAACACCATAGCAACTATTGCAAAAAATACTcagttgtttaccaaattcgtTCTAGTTTTTTGTTAGGGGGGCCAAATAAACTTCagaatatatacataaaaaattatatacaaaaaggattttaatgattaaaatagataaattctTCAATTTAACCACATGAATCCAAACCTATTTTGATAATTGGTTGATGAATCTCAGATAGTAGGTTTAACTCCAACACATAAATTGGCTTGTAAGGCGAGAATTGTCAAGGCTTTGTAAGCTCTATTTAGGTCATATCACTAGGAGGTGTGAGATTTGTACTTTACTCAAGCACAACCCCACACCCAGAGCTCTTGTGTCTTCTGCCTGAACAATTTTGGTAGCGCAACAATGAATCTAGGATAGTCTCCAATATTATCTTAGGTTTTCAGCCTAACCCAACCCCACAAAACtagcttgtaaagtgaggattgttAAACTTGGATAAGCTCTATTTAGGCCATATCACTAGGCGAAATAGGACTTTATCCAATAATGAATCGTGCATGTATCAGATTGACTAAAACAGATGTTCAgtatttgaaaataattaaaaaaaatattgaaatgataaaattttaaatatttcactTGATAATAGTAAAGAATTATGATCAATCTATCAATAAACATTTAATGATAATAAAGGAAAACTAATCAGTACTGTACTAACTAAAAATTGCGGAATAAAACAGCTAGAATCTAAACCAAATATATGTATGTGATCTTTGATATTTTGCAGtctaagaaaataattaaaaaagtgaaaCTTAACCTTCCGGATAGAAATAAGGACATCACGAATGGCCCCAACACAATCAATCTTGGGTGACGAGCAAAGAATTGAAGAATTTGAAAGTAAAGTAGCACAATATTGCTCAAGCTGCACGTGAGATATCTGTGCAGGAACCCAATACTCAACAAACCTATAGGAGTCAGACTTGCATCTGTTTGCAATATGACTTGACAATTTCTCCTTCGGCTGAACAACACTTTCATTGGAACTATATATTAAACTATCTTTTTCATTATCATTTTGACCATCAAGAGCCAGAACATTTTTGTCTTCCACAGCGCTATCCTGAAAAGCCAGTAGGATTAAATAGGCAACAAAACAAATTTGAGATGAGGGACAAGGCCAAACCTATACATCAAAAGAAACAAACCTTCAGGTGTCCAGTTCCACTTGTGTAGTCACTCTTATCCTTCTGCACCATGGTTGGCTCAGTGTCATCTTCGTCCTGATCCTAATGAAAAGATACAAAAATATGAGACTTCCCACAAATtcacataaacaaataaatgTACAGGGATACATAttgataattttaatttaagggAAGAGATTTGATGTCTGGTCACCAGaggattgttgattaattatTAACCAGCAATCTATCATTAGTGTTGCGGCCCCCATATTAATTTGTTAGAGAAATAGTATTGTAAGcctttttgcaaaaaaaaaaaatcaagtaaaTTGATAGAAGGGGGACGATGTGGATAAAAGAAATCCAACCAACCTCAGCTGCACATGGATCGCACGACTCCTTGACTGTAGGATTATAATCTAACCTGCAAAGTAAAGAACCAATCACTTAGACGTGAAAAACACTTAATATGTTGAA
Coding sequences within it:
- the LOC123896807 gene encoding helicase protein MOM1-like isoform X5; its protein translation is MVNSTRASQKAKDEENVRVTRSREKAKINGHPNLLDTDSTRKSTRETPLRKTNASSSSTQKSEQVEKATLPAPEARRKSERVEKKKTPSPLTKSGKTRNPSSSSSPSDSKSAGSLGSISRQKLQKEKSVKQLAFEAPEVTENEEHNVGTSQVKIKRMDARMYRSLFKDGKKGTIKKLSIGNCSDNKEVSKNGTLPSEDAKAKETRVDSSIDGQKCQSKGDNCSGAKIDELSKGSCSDINEVSKHGTLPSEDDKANETRVDSRLSGPMTNLAENNVTPGSFIPSNTPTYETSVVPIRVQSDCCREETLPTLASGNSILDDDDMVSNNAGLGGGENLAPSKRKVITVDTESNVSSTISKGDNANLIPDALPSKLGGNESCSKRTRLDYNPTVKESCDPCAAEDQDEDDTEPTMVQKDKSDYTSGTGHLKDSAVEDKNVLALDGQNDNEKDSLIYSSNESVVQPKEKLSSHIANRCKSDSYRFVEYWVPAQISHVQLEQYCATLLSNSSILCSSPKIDCVGAIRDVLISIRKCCNHPYVNDPSVQTLLFKDLEEVDYPSDKEKLVEYLNVGIKASGKLQLLDSMLTELRKNNLRALVLFQSIGKDSIGDILDDFLRQRFDVDSFERIDKSLSSSKKQAAMKKFNDKNNKRFVFLMETSACLPSIKLSSIDTVIIFDSDWNPMNDLRSLQKITLDSQFQFIKMFRLYTAFTAEEKALILATQDKALDINCLYSSRGLNHTLLMWGASRLFDELGVSLDGSTSTSSPIPLLEKTVSEFTSCLSDAGEDSDTSSHSILLKVQQNGGSYCSNFPLLGELKLGSLDEESPQTFWTKLLEGKHFRWKYSSSPSQRSRKRVHCFNNLEGGTNPVNEGITKKRMKVSNNTVDQPTSKSEGEKLPTGVKADKPQDNGVGSEKNGRIHDEQRSLHLLLKPQITKLCDVLLLPDNVKNMVDNFLEYVMNHHHVDREPVSILQAFQISLIWTAASLLNHKLDHKASLILAEQNLNFDCKKGEVDLIFSMLRCLKKIFLHRTENCNNTSSPKASKSPRVSCTGVAQEVELFKKDLSKSIKKIQKKCEKTLNKIRLMHQEEKQRLRASNEAQKAELERKYTIELAFTRSCSPNEVTRIEMLKILNIEHQKRIEDLEFQYETSLKDLEDKHSAHILKVQDCETTWVEDLKSWAKNELRNIVALKELGTGFDYSQMCDNVAESMKETGAVVPQKNSPSVDKTVEQQNSLVKHDRANEMDIMVSNDRAVSGNEDHNTTENQHVSQENILSKLSHSREQNSYGATSMTDEAIRSENFGHESRDGCEKPSLDTACLPDCREQNSDCATSMTDEDNRCANFGHRSRDGCEIPSLGTACLPDCENATHPVHQCSDGVSSSVPEGQIPGEVQETTNGGDSVSVSKRQVHVEMSEAVNFTDCLLQSPPSYVAQISDRGSIDVPVIDGVSSPRPCQAACSTSCRDTISLSNPPLEQQIPDGLLSIPDGDIPVTVPENSHAVADCHKDIEPSTNAVLVDNSTTNDLEGGVLGTVTSAPVSSRPVNVMEPLEQGQQLPSVESAADKDSAGEMQNSYEQVQLASRSADVVPANQITVPPKQVHQLAAAELSSNLGMLGLSNFHLATEDEHQPSNVPDIPTHHPEPSSAVPNKNVAQPHSNSALFLHSNQAAVHPVSNSDLDSVTASRVRTQSANPRNLSTPLEMNNHPIQSTAPSSSTRLPHLSYDPLKIEFEKIQKAIEQTSKSHEDSKLRLKSDFEKELAELRKKYDVKFQEMEVEFQRTKKTLDTNLNTVCVNKLLADAFRSKCLDLKAPGASGMQHDSLPRQLHQRSSQQTATRSLVVSGSSGQPPATSLLSPSIAPSQPPATSLLSPPIAPKSQHMVPPGYNKSGTSSGVSARPPLINTTRSSIARDVQTGGEIRAPAPHLQSSRPPNSVPPSSFHPLLLRNLSQTAPSNLRAISPSHARVPPLQRPTTHQSNPQTGYRPDSAGRLATPNLPLTGSHGNVSNQSNITSPNVISRLSDTAPANLSRFGPNSSSMVINSSHQAASADLVCLSDDDD